One genomic window of Cydia strobilella chromosome 11, ilCydStro3.1, whole genome shotgun sequence includes the following:
- the LOC134745282 gene encoding phospholipase A1 member A-like, whose translation MCALVNAVEYNETNEGYAQNFVPICPGVKKPADIKPNNLGKIKIAVFDGGPSLFSKWMSYNYRNIRTLVKDPNMDLRRKTIVYCPGYLEYTALPVGRVLMMQYKRLGYNVLIIEYVHFTTNIFPVAARLMRPVGKHVAELLAKLTTVGLDPKKLELVGLSLGGVSMAFVAKNFQQITGRNISKLTALDPAGPCARQFGPEDRLDPSDADFVLHVASNSGGYGSSIPHGHVSVYVNGGEYQPGVFSMYMCDNLCSHIQAFFIWILALDNPGKFIMMQCDSQQQARDHNCFERKPTVTNTLDLYTDRNKPGIYYLATSPKYPYYLGEKGLKKSGAVILNHISELNAVDVLRV comes from the exons ATGTGTGCTTTGGTGAACGCAGTTGAATATAATGAAACCAATGAGGGTTACGCACAAAATTTCGTGCCTATTT GCCCTGGTGTAAAAAAACCCGCCGATATCAAACCAAACAATTTGGGTAAAATTAAAATCGCAGTTTTCGATGGCGGTCCGAGTTTATTCTCCAAATGGATGTCTTATAACTACCGCAACATACGAACCCTGGTCAAGGACCCTAATATGGACCTCAGACGAAAGACGATTGTGTATTGTCCTGGATATTTAGAATATACTGCGTTGCCTGTTGGAAGGGTTTTGATGATGCAGTATAAGAGGTTGGGGTACAACGTGTTAATTATAGAATATGTGCACTTCACCACAAACATATTCCCCGT CGCGGCACGCTTGATGCGTCCTGTCGGCAAGCACGTCGCCGAATTGCTAGCCAAACTGACTACGGTTGGTCTCGACCCGAAAAAACTGGAGCTGGTTGGCCTCAGCCTTGGAGGCGTGTCCATGGCCTTCGTAGCCAAGAACTTTCAACAAATTACTGGTAGAAACATCTCAAAGCTTACCGCTCTCGACCCTGCTGGACCCTGCGCCAGACAATTTGGACCAGAGGATAGATTAGACCCGTCCGATGCCGATTTTGTCCTTCATGTGGCATCTAATAGTGGAGGATATGGCTCAAGCATACCACATGGTCATGTATCAGTCTATGTGAACGGAGGGGAGTACCAGCCTGGCGTCTTTTCGATGTATATGTGCGATAACCTGTGCAGTCACATACAAGCGTTCTTTATATGGATTTTGGCGTTGGATAACCCTGGCAAGTTCATAATGATGCAATGTGATTCTCAACAGCAAGCGAGAGATCACAACTGTTTTGAGAGGAAGCCAACGGTAACGAACACTCTGGATCTATATACGGATAGAAATAAGCCGGGTATTTATTACTTGGCAACAAGTCCCAAATACCCGTATTATTTGGGTGAGAAAGGCTTGAAAAAGAGTGGCGCGGTAATTTTGAACCACATAAGTGAGCTTAATGCCGTTGACGTGCTGCGGGTCTGA